In Dyadobacter sp. NIV53, a single window of DNA contains:
- a CDS encoding LytTR family DNA-binding domain-containing protein, which yields MTDVLIIEDDLEEANLLKEMIEDTGTDYKVCSIIHSVADARIWLMKNRAPQLIFCDIQLSDGLGFKIFQDLSITIPVVFCTTYHEYALEAFENNGIDYLIKPIDNVRLHKSLRKYSQLKELFGEANNSNYNKRFNGGIPYMNGYKSSLLVYYQDKIIPISLDQLDFIYYNNYQVTVHTQNAHYETRDTLNNIFATLNPRDFFRANRQFIIHRKAVTSIQQYFGRKLLIGTSSPTPEPVIISKANASEFLKWVEGLKSDAVTMPLIMDSARFIG from the coding sequence ATGACTGATGTATTAATTATTGAAGATGATTTAGAAGAGGCAAATCTGTTAAAGGAAATGATTGAAGATACTGGGACTGACTACAAGGTTTGCAGTATAATACACTCTGTTGCAGATGCCAGAATATGGCTAATGAAAAACAGGGCTCCTCAGCTCATTTTTTGCGATATTCAATTATCTGACGGATTGGGTTTTAAAATTTTCCAGGATCTTTCCATTACAATTCCTGTTGTATTTTGTACTACTTACCATGAATATGCGCTTGAAGCTTTTGAAAATAATGGTATAGATTATCTCATTAAACCAATTGACAACGTAAGGCTGCATAAAAGCCTGAGAAAGTACTCCCAGCTAAAGGAATTATTTGGGGAAGCTAATAATTCCAATTATAACAAGCGCTTTAATGGTGGCATTCCATACATGAATGGCTACAAAAGTTCTCTGCTGGTTTATTATCAGGATAAGATCATACCAATCAGCCTGGATCAGCTGGACTTCATATATTATAACAACTATCAGGTAACGGTTCATACGCAAAATGCTCACTATGAGACCCGTGATACATTAAATAATATATTCGCAACACTCAATCCCCGTGATTTTTTTCGTGCTAACAGGCAGTTTATCATACATCGCAAGGCTGTTACAAGTATACAGCAATACTTTGGCAGGAAACTATTAATCGGTACATCATCGCCAACTCCTGAGCCTGTAATTATCAGTAAGGCCAACGCATCTGAGTTTCTGAAATGGGTCGAAGGATTGAAAAGTGATGCAGTTACAATGCCCCTGATTATGGATAGCGCCCGTTTTATTGGTTAA
- a CDS encoding malectin domain-containing carbohydrate-binding protein has translation MHMILAGLCASFHLTQAKAVVEAGHSNTAIVEDACSPVSTLPCSAIKVTLPFTLSFNAGVAGSILDKAGVGTGFTTVNTYSGTRAASDGAVVNSLVPGYVPSKISVTGGSLVLTACKGIDSQTNNNMLNVLGAKVASVKKMQLDVTIINPLNAASSQQAGLWYGINDKTFIKLVVSANKVELRKEKNDVTSSVTSNNPDQRITATISNLNTQTVRLRMVIDSAANTVEGLYSTDGINYISTGATYSIPTLDITGLGVTGNEVYAGISGTYRNSSTANTYTFDDFSIKDLNAVAPVFQAINVNFRPTGTAAPAGYLADNGLAFDATRKYGWISPTTKLPIDLKANMRLRTGSTDAKQLSLVQMQATTDNQKEGVWEYALPAGLYTVTVSAGDNNFYDSNHRINVEGLPTVSDYVSSAQNKFRVATATVQVNDGKLTIDATGGVNTKMNYVIINQASTVADAVAPTASARITGTLLSPNVYEDQAQIYLTATDTGGSGLSKLQYSINNGAYINYSLPISIITSGNYSLKVKAVDANNNETITSDYNFGVIVKPATGVYMVLKNMDNFPANDQLVFSYINIPWRRTSPDTTVYNSNHDRVKLRIYSKGTGKLTINSMGLSNSSAWKIASINADTTSALPILINPGAYAEVTVQFMARDLMPRVQLFADTLTITSNDSLAPLKKVMLRGIWQKRGEGNYEPYAQEIINGSGFKSQTGYTNNDAGINGKTIVPNSSEIAASYFVKADNSKPVTVYQVAAYHGCCAATESIRFFPKGSTTLTTIFTHTNLDGQSMLPRLRTPITSPAQGSFESAVPFGFTIGTANTDRTKNYNKLIGIRILKAYDSDGNIIPNAYFFNGDYLGTAYTNFDYQDNIYYVENIKPETGSVGYSDLASVNASAVNFNTIQAGATTPVTLTLKNMGIAYSGTPSDPAITLISAQISGVNASEFTVGSLATTNMAVQGTTPLTVTFKPNSVGIKNAVLLVKYNNAASPLRIPLYGIANSSSASVSVAKRIKSGVNTNMTIGNNVYENDQNYRKGSVKLDVQVGLTDVRSTDIDSLYQSYLSSAADLAETSYEIPLSNGNYAVRMHFIENYWTAEGLRIFSVTAENNKVLSNLDIFREVGYRTALVKDFNVTISDGVLNMKFNPTANRLAIAGLEIYKITNNNTRVATADSVVETAPKKILITSEDKILEKGLSVYPNPNTGSQIYLNATNFGKNEKVNVSIINLSGQVIQTQTFVTDQSGSAILPVNAGNKLHKGMYIISAQSATGILRSKLLIE, from the coding sequence ATGCACATGATTCTGGCAGGATTATGTGCATCTTTTCATTTAACCCAGGCCAAAGCGGTAGTTGAAGCTGGACACAGCAATACGGCGATAGTTGAAGATGCCTGCTCGCCGGTAAGTACACTTCCTTGTTCTGCCATCAAGGTCACCCTTCCTTTTACATTGTCGTTTAATGCTGGTGTTGCAGGTTCTATCCTTGATAAGGCAGGGGTTGGAACTGGTTTTACCACCGTTAATACGTATTCGGGAACCAGAGCTGCTTCCGACGGAGCGGTTGTCAATTCACTGGTACCGGGTTATGTTCCATCCAAAATATCGGTTACCGGTGGCAGTTTAGTACTCACCGCCTGTAAAGGGATAGATTCACAGACCAATAATAATATGCTCAATGTGCTTGGGGCAAAGGTTGCGTCGGTGAAAAAAATGCAGCTGGACGTCACTATTATTAATCCTTTAAACGCAGCATCTTCCCAACAGGCTGGATTATGGTATGGCATCAATGACAAAACGTTTATTAAGTTGGTTGTTTCCGCCAACAAAGTTGAATTAAGAAAAGAAAAAAATGATGTAACAAGCTCTGTCACATCTAATAATCCTGACCAACGTATTACAGCTACTATCAGTAATCTTAATACGCAAACTGTGCGCCTGCGTATGGTTATTGATTCGGCAGCCAATACGGTTGAAGGTTTGTATTCCACCGACGGTATCAATTATATTAGCACCGGAGCCACTTATTCAATTCCAACCCTGGATATTACAGGATTAGGTGTTACGGGAAATGAAGTTTATGCGGGTATTTCCGGAACGTACCGCAATAGCAGCACTGCCAATACATATACCTTTGATGACTTCTCAATTAAAGATTTAAACGCAGTCGCTCCTGTTTTTCAAGCTATCAATGTTAACTTTCGCCCGACAGGAACGGCTGCACCAGCTGGTTACCTGGCTGATAACGGTTTGGCGTTTGATGCAACACGTAAGTACGGATGGATCAGTCCGACTACAAAGCTGCCAATTGATCTTAAAGCAAATATGCGTTTAAGAACCGGCTCCACTGATGCCAAACAATTGTCTTTGGTCCAAATGCAGGCAACTACTGATAACCAGAAGGAAGGTGTATGGGAATACGCTTTGCCGGCGGGATTATATACCGTTACAGTCAGTGCGGGAGATAATAATTTTTACGACAGTAACCACCGTATCAATGTTGAAGGTTTACCAACAGTGAGTGATTATGTTTCCAGTGCTCAAAATAAATTTCGCGTGGCAACAGCAACCGTTCAGGTTAATGATGGAAAACTTACAATTGATGCTACCGGCGGGGTTAATACAAAAATGAATTACGTTATCATCAACCAGGCTTCGACTGTTGCTGATGCAGTTGCTCCTACTGCCAGTGCACGTATTACAGGTACCTTATTATCACCTAATGTTTATGAAGATCAGGCGCAAATATATCTGACCGCTACGGATACAGGAGGATCGGGCTTGTCAAAACTACAATACTCCATCAACAACGGAGCCTATATCAATTATTCACTTCCTATCAGTATCATCACCTCAGGTAATTACAGCCTGAAAGTGAAGGCAGTGGATGCCAATAATAATGAAACCATTACCAGTGATTACAATTTCGGCGTAATAGTTAAGCCAGCTACAGGTGTATATATGGTATTGAAAAATATGGATAATTTCCCGGCCAATGACCAGCTGGTTTTTTCATATATCAATATTCCATGGAGGCGTACAAGCCCGGATACAACTGTATATAACTCGAATCATGACCGGGTGAAACTCAGGATTTACAGCAAAGGCACTGGAAAGCTTACTATAAATAGTATGGGATTATCCAATTCTTCGGCCTGGAAAATAGCTTCTATCAATGCGGACACCACTTCGGCACTTCCTATACTGATTAATCCCGGCGCTTATGCTGAGGTGACTGTGCAGTTTATGGCACGTGATCTGATGCCAAGAGTTCAGTTGTTTGCAGATACCCTGACCATAACGAGCAATGACAGCCTGGCTCCGCTCAAAAAAGTTATGCTGCGCGGTATATGGCAAAAAAGAGGTGAAGGGAATTACGAGCCTTATGCACAGGAAATTATCAACGGATCCGGATTCAAATCCCAAACCGGATATACTAACAATGATGCTGGTATAAATGGTAAAACGATAGTTCCGAATTCAAGCGAGATTGCTGCTTCCTACTTTGTAAAAGCGGATAATAGTAAGCCTGTTACGGTTTACCAGGTAGCTGCTTATCACGGTTGCTGTGCTGCAACGGAATCAATCAGGTTTTTCCCGAAAGGATCCACCACGCTTACAACCATTTTTACCCATACGAATCTGGATGGACAGTCTATGCTGCCGAGGTTAAGAACGCCGATCACTTCTCCTGCCCAGGGTTCTTTTGAGTCAGCTGTTCCTTTTGGATTTACCATTGGTACTGCCAATACGGACAGAACAAAGAACTACAATAAACTGATTGGGATCCGGATTTTGAAAGCTTATGATTCTGATGGTAATATTATTCCTAATGCCTATTTCTTCAATGGTGATTACCTGGGAACGGCATATACCAACTTTGATTATCAGGATAATATATACTATGTAGAAAACATCAAGCCTGAAACAGGCTCTGTTGGTTATTCCGATCTGGCATCTGTCAATGCTTCTGCAGTGAATTTCAATACCATTCAGGCCGGTGCCACTACTCCTGTTACGCTTACACTTAAAAACATGGGCATAGCTTATTCTGGTACGCCGAGCGATCCTGCTATAACGCTCATCAGTGCACAGATATCAGGTGTTAATGCCAGCGAGTTTACGGTTGGTTCACTGGCAACTACTAATATGGCTGTGCAGGGTACGACCCCGCTGACAGTTACATTTAAACCTAATTCAGTGGGTATAAAAAATGCGGTTTTACTAGTAAAATACAACAATGCAGCTTCACCGCTCCGCATTCCGTTATACGGAATTGCCAATAGCAGCAGTGCATCGGTAAGTGTAGCGAAACGCATTAAAAGTGGTGTCAATACCAATATGACAATTGGAAATAACGTTTATGAAAACGACCAGAATTATAGAAAAGGGTCTGTCAAACTGGATGTTCAGGTAGGTCTGACGGATGTAAGAAGCACAGACATCGATTCTTTATACCAAAGTTATCTGTCATCCGCAGCTGACCTGGCCGAAACCAGTTATGAGATCCCTCTTTCCAATGGTAACTATGCTGTTCGTATGCATTTTATAGAAAATTACTGGACAGCCGAAGGCCTGCGTATTTTCAGTGTGACTGCAGAAAATAATAAAGTATTGTCCAATCTGGATATATTCAGGGAAGTAGGGTACAGGACTGCTCTGGTTAAAGATTTTAATGTAACGATAAGTGATGGTGTACTTAATATGAAGTTCAATCCAACTGCTAACCGATTAGCCATTGCCGGTTTAGAGATATATAAAATCACCAACAATAATACGAGAGTTGCAACTGCAGATAGTGTGGTTGAAACAGCTCCAAAGAAAATCCTGATTACTTCAGAAGATAAAATACTGGAGAAAGGATTGTCGGTTTATCCTAACCCGAACACCGGAAGCCAGATTTACCTGAATGCTACCAATTTCGGCAAAAATGAAAAGGTAAACGTATCTATTATAAACTTGTCCGGCCAGGTCATTCAGACACAGACATTTGTAACGGATCAGTCAGGTAGTGCAATTCTGCCTGTAAACGCGGGAAATAAACTGCACAAAGGAATGTATATCATAAGTGCTCAGTCGGCTACGGGTATTTTGCGCTCCAAATTGCTGATTGAATAG
- the rfbD gene encoding dTDP-4-dehydrorhamnose reductase: protein MPGFSVLRCYLSCYICRIIYNPIMKIVVLGASGQLGSCLKKVSAERNLANISFPSEEEGNILDADLLNKLFLKEKPSFVINCAAYTAVDKAEDDQEICRKVNRDGATCIAIACAQHNAALIHISTDFVFKGNVPHLLTETDRTEPENIYGLTKLEGEASIATILPKHFTLRTSWLYSEYGNNFVKTMLRLGKERGQVGVIVDQVGSPTYAIDLAAAILDIIESNSEAYGIYHYSNEGVTSWYDFAKAIFEISETSAVTNPVKTSEYITKAVRPAYSVMDKTKIKNTFGIKIPYWRDSLAVCIEKLEAIKNYK, encoded by the coding sequence TTGCCGGGTTTTTCTGTCTTAAGATGTTACCTTAGCTGTTATATTTGCAGAATTATTTATAATCCGATCATGAAAATAGTTGTTCTTGGAGCCTCCGGCCAGTTAGGTAGTTGCTTAAAAAAAGTATCCGCAGAGAGAAATCTTGCCAACATTTCTTTCCCTAGCGAAGAAGAAGGAAATATTCTGGATGCTGATTTGCTGAATAAATTGTTTCTGAAGGAAAAACCTTCATTTGTTATCAACTGTGCTGCATATACTGCAGTTGACAAAGCGGAAGATGACCAGGAAATATGCCGTAAAGTAAACCGTGACGGTGCAACCTGCATTGCAATCGCCTGCGCTCAGCATAACGCCGCGTTGATTCATATTTCAACCGATTTCGTTTTTAAAGGCAATGTTCCGCATTTACTGACGGAAACTGACCGAACAGAGCCGGAAAATATTTATGGCCTTACTAAACTTGAAGGTGAAGCATCCATTGCAACTATTTTACCAAAACATTTTACGCTGCGTACCAGCTGGCTGTATTCGGAATATGGAAACAATTTTGTAAAAACCATGCTGCGCCTCGGAAAAGAACGGGGACAGGTAGGTGTGATTGTGGATCAGGTGGGCTCCCCTACATACGCGATTGACCTGGCTGCGGCAATACTCGACATTATCGAATCAAATAGTGAGGCATACGGCATTTATCATTACAGTAACGAAGGTGTTACATCCTGGTATGACTTCGCAAAAGCTATATTTGAAATAAGTGAAACAAGTGCTGTAACCAATCCGGTAAAAACCTCTGAATATATTACAAAAGCAGTCCGTCCGGCTTATTCCGTCATGGACAAAACAAAAATAAAAAATACGTTTGGTATCAAAATTCCTTACTGGCGTGACAGCCTTGCAGTTTGCATTGAAAAACTGGAAGCAATAAAAAATTACAAATAA
- a CDS encoding polysaccharide pyruvyl transferase family protein codes for MDRRNFLQQAGLLTGAILSTSIVKVTEKTNPTILIVSGWQDVNIGDIAHTPGLIGLIKQRLPKVNIILWKKNKSEIVDKMLERHYPEVRIIHGSVSDDTPQSEAVREAFQEADFFIHGSGPAVLAADYLQAWAAQTTKPFGIFGVTIQEINPELKSILQKATFIFTRETASIAVLKKNGIEGEFIRFAPDATFALEIHDDAKAKSYMKANDLEARKFICVIPRLRITPYNKIRTGKTKWSEERIKEVNAINDKYKEEDHAKVREAMIAWVRQTGNKIVVCPEMTYQVDIIDELLVNPLPEDVKPFIVKHGYWLPDEAASLYRDAHTILSLECHSPIIAIANGTPAFYIRQPEDTIKGQMYYDLGLKDWTFEVMQTTGKQITDRLMQVYNDYPSAKKNVHLALERVEKQYDGAFKTLVSEVLKTQSKNYFS; via the coding sequence ATGGATCGTAGAAATTTTCTTCAGCAAGCCGGCCTTTTAACGGGTGCTATATTGTCAACCTCCATTGTTAAGGTAACTGAAAAGACGAACCCAACTATACTTATTGTTTCCGGCTGGCAAGACGTTAACATCGGCGACATTGCACACACACCCGGCCTGATAGGCCTTATCAAACAAAGGCTTCCCAAGGTAAATATCATTCTCTGGAAAAAGAATAAAAGTGAAATAGTGGATAAAATGCTGGAAAGGCATTATCCGGAGGTTAGGATCATACATGGCTCGGTTTCCGACGATACTCCTCAAAGTGAAGCTGTGAGGGAAGCATTTCAGGAGGCCGATTTTTTCATACACGGATCAGGACCGGCTGTTCTTGCTGCTGATTATCTGCAGGCCTGGGCTGCACAGACCACAAAACCCTTTGGCATATTTGGGGTAACAATCCAGGAAATCAACCCTGAGTTAAAATCTATACTTCAGAAAGCTACTTTTATTTTCACGCGTGAAACCGCCTCTATTGCTGTTTTAAAGAAGAACGGCATTGAAGGAGAATTCATACGCTTCGCACCGGATGCCACTTTTGCTCTGGAAATCCATGATGATGCCAAAGCAAAAAGCTACATGAAGGCGAATGACCTGGAAGCCCGCAAGTTTATTTGCGTAATACCAAGGCTGCGCATCACGCCTTATAATAAAATAAGGACTGGCAAAACCAAATGGTCTGAGGAGCGCATAAAAGAAGTAAACGCAATTAACGATAAATATAAAGAAGAGGACCACGCGAAGGTGCGTGAAGCCATGATTGCATGGGTGCGCCAAACCGGGAATAAAATTGTGGTATGCCCTGAAATGACATATCAGGTGGATATTATTGATGAACTTCTGGTAAATCCATTACCGGAAGATGTGAAACCATTTATTGTAAAACATGGATACTGGCTTCCTGACGAAGCAGCATCGCTTTACCGAGACGCACACACCATACTAAGCCTTGAGTGCCATTCACCAATTATTGCGATTGCAAACGGCACTCCCGCTTTTTATATCCGCCAGCCGGAGGATACGATCAAAGGACAAATGTATTATGACCTTGGATTGAAAGACTGGACATTTGAAGTGATGCAAACGACAGGAAAACAAATAACAGACCGGCTGATGCAGGTTTATAATGATTATCCGTCTGCCAAAAAGAATGTTCACCTGGCACTGGAACGAGTGGAAAAACAATATGACGGTGCTTTCAAGACACTGGTTTCGGAGGTATTAAAAACACAATCGAAGAATTACTTTTCATAA
- a CDS encoding sugar transferase yields the protein MKNHYQGLLPKAHLWADVGLLNFSFFAAYLFRFEHWSGIFQHPYINLLLVANLVWIFIIHVFKTYLFTRLSYHFNTQLSKFLKAVSVHCAIMISFLYLTKQGEDYSRYQFLMTYGLFIVTTTAFRAATILFLKVYRQAGYNYNRYVILGKGDLASLIREFYNERKELGYRFYGMFEMDGLSNKLESLEAMVKEKKLDYIYCCLSEMDDEQVQDVIRMGERQRTQIRLVPDFRGFMTNMATIEYHDMYPIIQVNTKPFSSFNEQTLKRTFDLVFSVIVMILGAPIFFAVWAAIKITSPGPVFFKQQRSGRWGEMFYIYKFRSMRVDADKMGLQHSQGDHDPRITSIGRILRKSRLDELPQFINVLKGEMSVVGPRPLFKYDVDMLMEAAPHDFQRLLTVKPGITSIGQINVGYADTVAKNVERLKYDLQYLKTYSVLDDVLLIFRTVQVMVLGRGQ from the coding sequence ATGAAAAATCATTATCAGGGACTTCTCCCTAAAGCACACTTATGGGCAGACGTAGGTCTCTTGAATTTTAGCTTTTTTGCAGCTTATTTATTTCGATTTGAGCATTGGTCGGGCATATTTCAGCACCCGTATATAAATTTGTTACTGGTTGCTAACCTTGTATGGATTTTTATCATACATGTTTTTAAAACCTATCTCTTCACAAGGTTATCTTATCATTTTAATACCCAGTTAAGTAAGTTCCTGAAAGCGGTATCGGTACATTGTGCCATCATGATATCCTTTCTTTATCTTACAAAACAAGGTGAAGATTATTCGAGATACCAGTTTTTGATGACTTACGGGTTGTTTATTGTTACTACCACAGCATTCAGAGCGGCCACAATTCTTTTTCTTAAAGTTTACCGCCAGGCAGGATATAATTACAACCGCTACGTTATTTTAGGAAAAGGGGATCTTGCATCTTTGATCCGCGAATTTTACAACGAGCGCAAAGAGTTGGGTTATCGCTTTTATGGTATGTTTGAAATGGACGGGCTGTCCAACAAACTGGAATCCTTGGAAGCAATGGTGAAAGAAAAGAAGCTTGATTACATCTATTGCTGCTTGTCCGAAATGGACGACGAACAGGTTCAGGATGTGATCCGCATGGGCGAACGTCAGAGGACACAAATAAGGCTGGTTCCTGATTTCCGTGGCTTCATGACGAATATGGCAACAATCGAATACCACGATATGTATCCGATTATTCAGGTCAATACGAAACCGTTCTCTAGTTTTAATGAGCAAACACTGAAACGCACTTTTGACCTTGTTTTTTCAGTCATTGTTATGATTTTGGGTGCTCCGATTTTCTTTGCAGTATGGGCAGCTATTAAAATTACCTCACCGGGACCCGTGTTCTTTAAACAGCAGCGGTCCGGACGCTGGGGAGAAATGTTCTACATCTACAAGTTCAGGAGTATGCGTGTTGATGCAGACAAAATGGGCTTGCAGCACTCTCAGGGTGATCACGATCCAAGGATCACTTCAATTGGAAGGATTCTGAGAAAATCGAGACTGGATGAATTGCCTCAGTTCATCAATGTACTTAAAGGAGAAATGTCGGTAGTTGGCCCGCGTCCTTTGTTCAAATACGATGTGGATATGCTGATGGAAGCTGCTCCCCATGATTTCCAGAGGTTGCTGACAGTTAAGCCTGGCATTACATCCATTGGACAAATTAATGTGGGATATGCGGACACAGTGGCGAAAAATGTGGAAAGATTGAAATATGATCTTCAGTATTTAAAAACATACAGTGTGTTGGACGATGTACTGCTGATTTTCAGAACAGTTCAGGTTATGGTGTTAGGCAGAGGGCAATGA
- a CDS encoding LytTR family DNA-binding domain-containing protein, which produces MTEVLIIEENLSEAELLKQMIEQTATGFKVCGIFSSIMNARVWLLKNKMPQLIFCDIQLADGPGFDIFEDFPIAAPVIFCTSYHEYALEAFENNGIDYLIKPIDNVRLNKSLRKFTQLKELFAEVNSSYSKRISYTGGYTSNYKSSLLVYYQDKIIPINLDQVDFIYYNNYQVTVHTQNGQYETRDTLNNIFSTLNPKDFFRANRQFIVHRKAVSNIQQYFGRKLLIGVNSPTPEPVIISKANASDFLKWVEGLSTEDVILPLMMDNVRFTG; this is translated from the coding sequence ATGACTGAAGTATTGATTATTGAAGAAAATTTGTCAGAAGCAGAATTGCTGAAGCAAATGATCGAACAAACAGCAACTGGATTTAAAGTCTGTGGTATTTTTAGTTCTATAATGAACGCGAGGGTATGGCTGTTAAAAAACAAAATGCCGCAACTGATCTTCTGTGACATTCAATTGGCCGATGGACCGGGTTTTGACATATTCGAAGATTTCCCGATCGCGGCTCCCGTCATTTTTTGCACTTCCTATCATGAATACGCTCTGGAAGCTTTTGAAAATAACGGAATCGATTATTTGATAAAGCCTATTGACAATGTAAGGCTGAATAAGAGCCTTAGAAAATTCACACAGCTAAAAGAGCTGTTCGCAGAAGTAAATTCTTCTTACAGCAAGCGAATTAGTTATACAGGAGGTTATACCAGTAATTACAAGAGCTCGCTGCTGGTTTACTACCAGGATAAAATCATTCCGATCAATTTGGATCAGGTAGATTTCATTTATTACAATAACTATCAGGTTACTGTACACACGCAAAATGGTCAGTATGAAACGCGTGACACGCTTAATAACATATTTTCCACGCTAAATCCCAAGGATTTCTTCCGTGCCAACAGGCAGTTTATCGTACATCGTAAAGCGGTAAGCAACATCCAGCAATACTTTGGAAGGAAGCTTCTTATCGGTGTCAATTCCCCTACTCCGGAGCCAGTTATCATCAGTAAAGCAAATGCATCGGATTTCCTCAAATGGGTCGAAGGATTGAGTACCGAAGATGTAATTTTGCCGCTAATGATGGACAATGTCCGCTTCACTGGCTAA